The window GTGCCTAGAACAGagctactcaataaatgttgattcAGTGAGAGCAGGAAGTCAAAAAATTCAGGCCCACAGATGAgattagaaaaagaaacacatttctctttttgatagtcATATAAAAAATGGAAGCCATATCTATTCTAGTAAAAGTAACACAGGCCGTTCTCTAGTACATAGCCTGTCCATTGCTGTTCATAACAACTGGCCCCTAGGGTGTATATCAATTTTTACAAATTTGGAAACATCTActaattcagtttcttcattagtttctgcaaagtgaaaaagagaatacccccttttactttcactttgtaATTTGAAAGAGGAAAGGTATGACAGAAGAGTTCTTTAGATGTCATTGGCAAAATTAACGCAACTGGTTGCCCAAAGATGGTATGGGTGAAAAATGTGCAAACTTCAAAAATATTGCAAAGAAATTGATTAATTAATAGTTGCTAACAAAGGAGatcatgacttaatgactaagccaccaggaaaggagaCAGTGCATTGGCGAATACCTAAGACTGCTGAGGTTGACATAcataaaatcacagaaaaatttCGTCATAATTCTTGGTTTCCAGATTAGATACAAAATAAGACATTGGGTTCTCTGATAGGAGAAGATTCTGATGGTGACGCTGAAGTCTATCCATAGAGCAAAGATTCTGAGATGCTGGCCAAAGAAGTTAGTGCTTTCCTTAACAAACTTCTGAAACCGAGAGAACTGGCCTTTCACAGATGTGCTCACCAGAGGAGTCTCTCTTGACTGTTCTCCACTCCTCCAGTCCATATCCACTGCTTTTCCTTCTCAGTCTTTATTTCCAGGTCCACATCTGTCTATGAAAGTGTAagagttagtctctcagtcgtgtccgactctttgcaaccccatggactgtagcccgccaggctcctccatccgtggaactctccagacaagagcactggagtgggtagccaatcccttctccggtggatcttcccgacctgggtctcccacattgtaggcagattctttatcatctgaatcatcaggaaagcccctctGTCTATACTCGTTGCCCAACAGGATCATTACAAGGACTTTACCCagaatcaaaatattttcttgctccaaagaagacatacggatggccaaaaagcacatgaaaagatgctcagcgtcattaatcatcagagaattgcaaatcaaaaccacaatgaagtatcacctcacactgatcggtgtggccatcatcaaaaagtgtaCGAACAAAggctggggactttcctggtggtgcagtaaaCGAGTATCAGCTTCCAGGGCAGAGGGGCACGTGTATGGCCCCCAAGGACAGGCAGCGTACGAATGTCTGTGCTTCCTCAGTGGGTTGTGGGGTGATTGGTGGTGGGTCTGTGGATGGGGTTTAGGCGAGAACTTACATAATGTTATCAACCAATACTACTTCAAAAAAAAGATCTCTACTAGAGATTATAAAATTTGTTGAAGGTAACAGAGTCTATTTTTTGTAAAATGATTTCTTTTACTCTACAGCATGTCAAATAACTCTACATTATAATTTTCAGTGGTAGCATAATACTTGTATGAAATTATGTTATAATTCACTTGCAAGTCCTCATTAGATAGTTTGtctcctttttaattttgaaaaatttaaaatcttttttctatgttttattctattatttttaaaaagtaatttttattggagtatggttgctttatgatgctgtgttagtttctactgtacagcaaaatgaatcagccatacatactcATTTATCCCCTTTTTCggggttcctttccatttagatcaccacagagcattgagtagaattTCCCTGAGCTATATGGTTACAGAGTTCATCCTTTTGATACAAGTACATTTTCCTCAAAATCTGTTGTTTTACATCATATCTCATGGTGTCTCATAAGTCAAGGAAGGTAGTGAACAGCTTTTAGAcaattttcttctttcccaaggAATATCATTTCTTTTCCACCTCCGTACAGTCAAACCCTGAATATGAGAAccagaaaagttgaaaaaatgtTCCAAGAAGAAATATGCcaattcactttccttttctggtTCCTAAAGTCTCCAAACACGTTTTCAGCGACCCAGTTCAGTGGGTTTTGGTGATGACCTAGTGATGGGTACCTATCAACGGTCCATGAATACTTTTTGAATGGAGAACTTTCTTTGAAGGTGTTTACCCAGAGACAAATGAGATCCCAAGTCACCAGATTGATTGGCCTCTCGCCTAGGTACTGTCCAATCCCAAAGTTCACAGGTTTCCTCATTTTCCTGCTCTGCGAAGTGAAGCGTCGGGTCCATTGGCGGCAGCTGCGGTGACTGCCAGAGCTTCCCTTACGCCATTTCTGTTTCAAGGCTGCAAGGATGAGGGTGGCCATCCCCAGGAGCCCCGGGACTGTGGCTGGAATGGTGATGGCTGTGTTCCTGGTGCTGAGGATCCCCGAGGCTCACTGCGGAGACGCTCCGAGTAAGTGCTGGACGGCTGCTTTTCAGAGCGCTCCAATCTGGGAATTAACCTCCGACGTCTCTTTGGTTTAGGGCTGGATGCAGAGCACTCTGGCCAAATCGCAGGGAGAATTTAGAAGGGCTTCTATCAAGGTCCAGGGTTCTCCTTTTCAGAAAAAAGAATGTTTCTAGATTCCTTTTTTCAACCTCTGCATTTGGAGAGAAGGCTAGTGTCTCTCAGGGAAAAGACTTTGGGATCGCAGAGTTCCGGCAGATAAAGAGGAAGTCCATTTCTACACCAGAGGCCAGGCAAAACGAGAAGCGTTAAGACTGCTCAGAGAGTCAGCGGCAAGGATTTACTGTCCTAGGCACTCTTTGGGGCGAGGGGTGTTTATGTCCACTCTGACTGAAGGTTGGAGAAATTCGAGACAGCTTTAGTCTCTGCAGCTTCACTCTCTGAAGAGGGTGAGCTCCTTGAGTGTGAGCTGCAGGTCCTTAGGCCCTTTGTCGGGTCTGAGAGGAGAAATGGGAAGGGTCCAGGCAACGATTGTCACTAATTCTGAATTTATGTACAACCCTGAATCCATATTGTTGTGGAATAGGGCTGTGAGACtagtgagaaaagaagagaattaatatttactgcgcactccagtactcttgcctggaaaatcccgtggacggaggagcctggtaggctgcagtccatggggtcgctaagagtcggacatgactgagcgacttcactttcacttttcactttcatgcattggagaaggagatggcaacccactccagtgttcttgcctggagaatcccagggacgggggagcctggtgggctgccgtctatggggtcgcacagagtcggacacgactgacacgatttagcagcagcagcagcagcagcagcgcacgCACAAATTTCCAAACCCCGTAGTAATACATTACACAcatctttctaaaacacaaacacgcacacacagatGACTCTAGGGGAAGTGTTATTAGCcgctgtttatttttaaacattgctTATTTTGGAATACACCATTATTTGTATAATGCAGACATTATGCAAAACATATATGGAAAGTTTAATAAAAGTGATACAGAAATATCCAAAAAACCAACAACCAGGTCTGAAATGACTATGCCCAGCACCCCAAAAGACCCCCATGTCTGTCTTCCCAATCACACCCACTTCTAATTTCCAGAAGTCAGCTCTATTATGACTCTTATAATCTTAATATTACTGCTTTTCTTCACTGTTTGGACATATATGAACATATCCTTAAACAGTATAGATtagttatttccttttttaaatgttactacAATTTTTTATTGCTACCAAACTATTTTTTGTTGAAGAATAGTTGGTTTAAGTGttgtgccaatttctgctgtacagcaaagtggctcaTTTGCTGAATCACAtttacacacattctttttttgttcttttccattacagtgtATCACGGGATGTTGAATAGAGTTCcgtgtgctctacagtaggaccctgttgtttatccattctgaatGTAGTAGTTTCcacccccaaactcccagtccatcctctccttccccgcAAGCTGCTAGAAACCACACACCTGTTCTCCATGTCCGtggctctgtttctgttttggagaCAGGTTTGTTTGTgccgtattttagattccacgtttaagtgatatcatatgatatttgtctttctctttcggactcacttcacttagtatgataagctCTAGTTGCATCTGTTCCATGAATGGATTGTCTCACTTCTCAGGATAATGTTTGAGATCTGTCATAGATCTTTCATGTAACAATCATCAACCCGTTTTCATTGTTGTGCAGGAGATTCCATGTTATGAGTGTGCTACAATGTACTtacccattcttttttttcttttatttgaatttcaaagGTAGCACATATTCATTGTAACAATTTCAAACCTTATTAATATAAAGTCAAAAGTAGAAGTAACTTCTTTCCTCTTCGTCTCCCCTTCCCTCACCCCCAATTCCACTTCCTGGAGAGAATCCCTTTATCAGTTAGGTGATAACCATCCAGATTTTTCTCCGTGCAATGGcaaatatatatgttaattgCCAAGcttatctctgcttgctgtcTCACAGGACACGCAAGCTTAACAAGGACAAATGGACTGTGGACTTTCTTCACTAAACTTCTTTCTCTCCCAGATTTTCTCCTCTTTGTAAATACCACCACCATCCCACCCAGACGTTcaggccctgaggctgggagaCATTCTTGAGTCTTTCTTCACTGTAGGATCCCAAGTGCAATCTGCTAGCTCTACCTCCAAAATGTGCCCCTGTCCAGACACTTGTCACACCCTCCACTGCCAACCACCTGGTCGAAGCCTTCATGTACTTAGCCATTTCGATGTCCACTTTTGGAtcgcttctacttttccccctgtGTATCCTGAAGCCTACGAGCCTGCTTTTTCTTCGGCTATATATTTAGAATGGAAGTGGAGGTTCAAAATGGAATAGGTATCTTTACAACAGAATATCCAAGAGTTATTCAAATTGATTGCTTCTTATAAAAAGAACCCAGTTCTTGGCACTTTTGATATTTTAGATGTTATGCTTTCGTATCTGGTAGATATAgagttcggagaaggcgatggcaccccactccagtactcttgcctggaaaatcccatggacggaggagcctgatgggctgcagtccatggggtcgcaaggagtcagacacgactgagcgacttcactttcgcttttcactttcatgcattggagaaggaaatggcaacccactccagtgttcttgcctggagaatcccagggacgggggaacctggtgggctgctgtctatggggtcacacagagtcagatacaactgaagcgacttagcagcagcagtagcagcagatatAGTTgtatttcactgtatttttcttttgaagtattgttgatttacaatgttgtgttaatttctgctgtacagaaaaatgatttaggtatacatatatatatatacattcttttaaaaaagtattctgttccactatggtttatcacagaatactgaatacagttccctgtgatgGACAGTAGGAACATGTTGTCTGTCTGTTCTTacataacagtttgcatctgctcatcccaaactcccactccattcCTCCCTTCCCAAAGGCCGTGTCTGTATTTCACTGtgtttttaacttgaatttctttgattttaatgAGCATGGGCAACTCTGCCTCTGTTTATTCTCTACTTGTGTTTAGTCTTTATTGTAGTACCTATTTTgacatttctcctttctttttctattatagtATCTgtcttatttgtttttaagaaataaaaaacatactATACTCCAAACCAAGCACATGGTCATCATATGCTTTGCCAATATTTGTTGGCACTTCTTGGcttgtcttttttattctcttaagaTATCTTTTGATGAGCAGAAGCTGTTATTCTAATGAAGTTGATTAATCATTTCTCCTTTATGGCTTGTGATTTTCATGATTTGCTTAAAGAAATCCTTTATACTTCCAGAGTCACGAAGATGTTCTCAGATTTCATCTCTAATGTATTGGTAGGATTGCATTTCATACTCAGAACTTTAATTCATCCAGATTTAGTTTGTACAGGGTGTGAAGAATGGTCTAGCTTCATCTAAATTTTTCCCAGGGATACGACTCTGAGGGTTGAGAGcagattttatttaatcctttggTGTTTTCCTTCTGTCGTCCATGCTTCCCTAAGACAAGTGGCTGGTTGGGATGCAAGGCTGAACTAAATCTCACTCCATGGGCTCTCCCGCAGAGAATTTCGTGTACCAGTTTAAAGGCATGTGCTACTTCACCAACGGGACAGAGCACGTGAGGCTTGTGGCCAGACAGATCTACAACAAAGAAGAGATCCTGCACTTTGACAGTGACCTGGGCGAGTTTGTGGCTGTTACAGAGCTGGGCCGGGTGTGTGCGGAGATCTGGAACACCCAGAAGGACCTCCTGGCGGAGTTTCGGGCCTACGTGGAGACGCTGTGTAGACACAACTACAAGGAGACGGCCGGCTTCACTGTCCAGCAGAGAGGTGGGCTTAGGACGGGCCGAGTTGCCTTCACACAGAGCCTCATGGGGAAGGACGCAGGAAAGTGGTCTTTTGTGGTTTTCCAGCATCTTGGGGGGACCAGGAGGGGTGTCAATCTCTAAGGAGGAAAAATGTTGGAAGATCCGGCAGGGCAGAGTTGGGAGGGTGTGAAAATCACTGGGGGCTCccttggtggcactagtggtaaagaacccacctgccgaggCAGGATACGTGAGACACATTGGGAACAGTGACTGGCAACTGCAATCCTTCGAATGTCCCAAGCCCTGGCTGTATCTGCTGGGGCTTCTGAGTCCCTGTCATCTCCTAGGCTCCACACCTTTCTACAGCATCTGACTCTTGTGTACTTCCTTCATCCTTACCCTCGCAGAAGTAATTCTTCCTCCTTGAAATGCTCTCCTTTTCTccaccttccctttctttctctattgAAATCTCTCATCCTTTTAGTCCCAACCTCAAGAGCAGTTCTTCTGTCAGCTCTGCTGGGGCAGCTGGGTGGAGCTGGCCTTGGTCCTCCAGCTGTGAGCACAGCACACTTGGCATACATGTACCCATGCACATGTATGGTATGTATATACAGTTTAAACATTATCCCGTCTagtagcagatgcaagctatcaTATATCGGATGGATGAACAACAAAgtcctgctgtagagcacagggaatgatgttcagtatcttgtgatgaaccacaatggaaaagaatatgaagagagtctatatgtgtacacatatataattgAGTCATttggctgcacagcagaaatgaacacattgtaaatcaactatgtggtggtttagttgccaaatcgtgtctggctcttgtgaccctatgaactgtagccctccaggctcctctgtccatggaaatctccaggaaaaatactggagtgcgttgccatttccttctccaaaaaaatcaactatacttcaataaaaaatcaaCGGTACTTCAGTAAAATCAACCCTACTTCAGCAAAAAATTATCCAGTCTGTGTTACAAAGACTTTTCACATAAATGATCTTGTTCAAGAAACCAGTGATTGCTAAACAAAGGTATTCTTCTCTTACAAAGTAGGCtagcatataagctaaataaactcAGAGCTGGAATTCTAATAGGTgacaaatatttgttatttttgtgtgtgtgtatgcaagcATGTTAAGAGAGAATTATTTATAACAAAGCCTGAAAACAACCCAACTTTTTGTCAAGAAACAAATTGAGGCATAACTATATAATAgactactactcagcaataaaaagaaataaagagggattttcctagtggtccagggaTAGTGGGGTTACCcacgccttccagtgcaggggtagTGGGGTTCTtggccagagaactaagattccacatgccatgtagcAACAAAACCCATGTGCCAAACAAAATATCCATGCTGTAATGAAGACTCccctgccacagctaagactcgatgcagccaaatacataaataaaatgttaaaaaaaagaaacaagcgaATAGACAAATGAATTGAGTTATAaccatacaatagaatactatgcAGCAATGAAAGGAGCGGGAAACCATTACGTGGATGGATCTCATAGAAATTATGTTGAGATACAGAAGCCAGAAACAAAATAGCACATATAGTAAcgttccatttacatgaaaattACAAACATGTAAGATTAATCTATGGTGTTGGAAATTAGAATAGTAATTGCCTCTGGTTAGAGGTGGTGgtcggataaggcaatggcaccccactccaggactcttgcctggaaaatcccatggatgcaggagcctggtaggctgcagtccacggggtcgcgaagagtcagacacaactcagtgacttcactttcacttttcactttcatgcattggagaaggaaatggcaacccagtccagtgttcttgcctggagaatcccagggatgggggagcctggtgggctgctgtctatggggtcgcacagagtcagacacgactgaagtgacttagcagcagcagcagcagaggtggtgGTAATACCTTTATCTGGTCTACTGTAGTTTCTAAGGACAGACTGCAGCCCCTAGTAAGAATTTCTTTGTTGCCTCATTCTCTAATTTTGTCTCTTTTCCTCCTAGTGGAGCCTACAGTGACTGTCTCTCCAGCCAGTACAGAGGCCCTGAACCACCATAATCTGCTGGTCTGTTCAGTGACAAATTTCTATCCTCGCCAAGTTAAAGTCAAATGGTTCCAGAATCAACAGGAGCAGACAGCTGGAGTTGGGTTCACACCTCTTACTCAGAATGGGGACTGGACCTACCAGATTCACGTGATGCTAGAGACAATACCACAGCTTGGAGACGTCTATGTTTGCCACGTGGACCACCCCAGCCGCCAGAGCCCCATCACAGTAGAATGGCGTAAGGGCCGCTTCATTGACCCTACAGACTCGACAGGAAAGAAAAAGTTCAGGGAGAGCGCTGGGTCTGATGGGGGTGGAGTCTGTCTTCATCCCTCGTGTCCTATGTAACTCCCTGATACAATTTCTGGGCTGGAAGTGACCGAGGACTAGATCCCAGTATCTCAAGTTGAAAAGCATCTGTTGAGTCCTTATCTCATTTCCCCCCCAAGATGTGATGGTGGTCCCTTCACATGACTggacccctctcccctctcctccaggcTGCAGTTCAGCCTGAGTAATGTGCCTTTTGAAGTGTTCAAGTTCTGGGCTTTGACGTAGAGGCTGGTATCTGAAGGTGACCCGTGGAGGACAGACAAACAAATGGACATGCCTCCTTGGGGCTACCATCCTCCCCCCACCATCCATCAGAGCCCCCCGGGATCTTTgcctgccctcccctcttctatCTGGTTTCTGAGCCCCTCTGTCTCTTATACACACAACCAGACTCCAGGCTTCTGGATGAGGATGCTGTGGGCCGTGGGTACACTGACGTGAGGGCTTTTACTTCCAGGGGCACAGTCTGAATCTGCCCAGAGCAAGATGCAGAGCGGAATTGGAGGTTTTGTGCTGGGGCTGATCTTCCTTGGTGTGGGCCTTTTT of the Bubalus kerabau isolate K-KA32 ecotype Philippines breed swamp buffalo chromosome 3, PCC_UOA_SB_1v2, whole genome shotgun sequence genome contains:
- the LOC129646071 gene encoding rano class II histocompatibility antigen, A beta chain-like isoform X1; this encodes MRVAIPRSPGTVAGMVMAVFLVLRIPEAHCGDAPKNFVYQFKGMCYFTNGTEHVRLVARQIYNKEEILHFDSDLGEFVAVTELGRVCAEIWNTQKDLLAEFRAYVETLCRHNYKETAGFTVQQRVEPTVTVSPASTEALNHHNLLVCSVTNFYPRQVKVKWFQNQQEQTAGVGFTPLTQNGDWTYQIHVMLETIPQLGDVYVCHVDHPSRQSPITVEWRAQSESAQSKMQSGIGGFVLGLIFLGVGLFVHFWDKRASRS
- the LOC129646071 gene encoding HLA class II histocompatibility antigen, DQ beta 1 chain-like isoform X2 — translated: MRVAIPRSPGTVAGMVMAVFLVLRIPEAHCGDAPKNFVYQFKGMCYFTNGTEHVRLVARQIYNKEEILHFDSDLGEFVAVTELGRVCAEIWNTQKDLLAEFRAYVETLCRHNYKETAGFTVQQRVEPTVTVSPASTEALNHHNLLVCSVTNFYPRQVKVKWFQNQQEQTAGVGFTPLTQNGDWTYQIHVMLETIPQLGDVYVCHVDHPSRQSPITVEWPSRS